One genomic region from Clostridium saccharobutylicum DSM 13864 encodes:
- a CDS encoding lantibiotic immunity ABC transporter MutE/EpiE family permease subunit, producing MFEYFISENMKIKHTFVKKLVLIAPLMIIILSVFLATNYFQVDIYNWWYTSILQGSIALGSSLLFRVDGSMKNKGVMSLPVDLKKIWIAKILVGVKNISISCIIIFIAGQLSIFIIQMDSISNISMISGLCGTLVIIITSMWQIPIYFFLSNKIGMFPTIVLSIIVSEFSVITAVNKFWWANPFDYTDRLMCRILKLLPNGLVAKPESQTFTPELLSTWGIPFGILISIMLFIAITYLTAKWYEKQEVK from the coding sequence ATGTTTGAATATTTCATTTCAGAGAATATGAAGATAAAACATACATTTGTAAAGAAATTAGTACTGATAGCGCCATTAATGATAATTATTCTTTCAGTATTTCTAGCAACAAACTATTTTCAAGTTGATATTTACAATTGGTGGTATACCTCAATACTTCAAGGAAGTATTGCTTTAGGAAGTTCTCTTTTATTTAGAGTAGATGGATCTATGAAAAATAAAGGAGTAATGTCACTTCCAGTTGATTTAAAAAAAATATGGATTGCTAAAATATTAGTAGGAGTAAAAAATATATCCATTTCTTGTATAATAATTTTTATAGCTGGCCAATTAAGCATATTTATTATCCAAATGGACAGTATATCTAATATTTCAATGATTAGTGGTCTATGCGGAACTTTAGTAATTATTATTACATCAATGTGGCAAATACCAATATACTTTTTTCTATCAAATAAAATAGGAATGTTTCCAACTATTGTGTTAAGCATTATAGTTAGCGAATTTTCCGTAATTACTGCTGTAAATAAATTTTGGTGGGCAAATCCTTTTGATTATACAGATAGGCTTATGTGTCGGATTTTAAAATTACTTCCAAATGGTTTGGTAGCAAAACCTGAGAGTCAAACATTTACACCAGAATTACTTAGTACTTGGGGAATACCATTTGGTATTTTGATATCTATTATGTTATTTATAGCAATCACTTATCTAACAGCTAAGTGGTATGAAAAACAGGAGGTAAAGTAA
- a CDS encoding lantibiotic protection ABC transporter ATP-binding protein, translated as MNEVILETKKLCKTFKKQEAIKDISISVQKNSIYGLLGPNGAGKSTLLKMITGMLRPNCGEILFNGHKWSRKDLREIGSLIESAPLYENLTAKENLKVRTTVLGLPDSRIEEVLNIVELEDTGKKKTGQFSMGMKQRLGIAISLINNPKLLILDEPTNGLDPFGIQELRELIRSFPKKDITVILSSHILSEVEQIADHIGIISGGILGYAGELKQGEDLEKLFMNIAKKYRRDE; from the coding sequence ATGAATGAAGTTATTTTAGAAACAAAAAAATTATGCAAAACATTTAAGAAACAAGAGGCAATTAAAGATATTTCAATATCAGTTCAAAAAAATTCAATATATGGACTGCTTGGACCAAATGGAGCTGGAAAATCTACATTATTAAAGATGATTACAGGAATGCTTAGACCAAACTGTGGAGAAATTTTATTTAATGGGCACAAATGGAGTAGAAAAGATCTACGTGAAATTGGTTCTTTGATAGAATCAGCGCCTTTATATGAAAATTTAACAGCAAAAGAAAATCTAAAGGTTCGAACTACAGTACTTGGATTGCCAGACTCAAGGATTGAAGAAGTTCTTAATATAGTAGAGCTTGAAGACACAGGGAAAAAGAAAACAGGGCAATTTTCTATGGGGATGAAACAGAGGTTAGGGATTGCTATTTCGCTTATTAATAATCCAAAACTTTTAATTTTAGATGAGCCAACTAATGGTCTTGATCCATTTGGAATTCAGGAATTAAGAGAGTTAATACGTTCTTTTCCAAAGAAAGATATTACCGTAATATTATCAAGTCATATATTAAGTGAAGTGGAACAGATTGCTGACCATATTGGAATTATATCAGGTGGTATTTTAGGATATGCGGGAGAACTAAAGCAAGGTGAAGATTTGGAAAAATTATTTATGAATATAGCTAAGAAATATAGAAGGGATGAATAA
- a CDS encoding ABC transporter ATP-binding protein, whose protein sequence is MNSYQNKIQLTKVKKSFGNMEILRDITFNVGEGELISIVGPSGSGKSTIFNIITKIIDKDDGDIVVNGDVSYMYQKDMMVPWKKVIDNIGIPLVFKGHSKKEARGQVLKYLDTFGLDGFEYKYPSQLSGGMKQRANFLKTFLTSKDIMLLDEPFAALDSITRRKMQKWLLDLTKEMKTTILFITHDIEEAIFLSDRIYVISEKPATIKGEITVNLSYPREEDIVTDVEFVRIRREVLDLFKA, encoded by the coding sequence ATGAATTCCTACCAGAATAAAATACAGCTTACAAAGGTTAAAAAATCTTTTGGCAATATGGAAATATTAAGAGATATAACCTTTAATGTAGGAGAAGGTGAACTGATTTCAATTGTAGGTCCATCAGGTAGTGGAAAAAGTACCATTTTTAATATAATCACTAAAATAATAGATAAAGATGATGGAGACATAGTGGTTAATGGTGATGTCAGTTATATGTATCAAAAGGACATGATGGTACCTTGGAAAAAGGTAATAGATAATATAGGCATACCCCTTGTATTTAAGGGTCATAGCAAAAAAGAAGCTAGAGGACAGGTATTAAAATATCTAGACACATTTGGTCTTGATGGATTTGAATATAAATATCCATCTCAGCTTTCAGGAGGTATGAAGCAAAGAGCAAACTTCTTAAAGACATTTTTAACATCAAAGGATATAATGCTTTTAGATGAACCCTTTGCTGCTTTAGACTCAATAACACGAAGAAAAATGCAGAAATGGCTTTTAGATTTAACAAAAGAGATGAAAACTACTATATTATTTATAACTCACGATATTGAAGAAGCGATATTTTTATCAGATAGAATATATGTAATCTCTGAAAAGCCTGCCACCATAAAAGGAGAAATTACAGTTAACCTTAGTTATCCAAGAGAAGAGGACATTGTAACAGATGTTGAATTTGTAAGGATAAGAAGAGAAGTACTAGATTTATTTAAAGCTTGA
- a CDS encoding ABC transporter substrate-binding protein, producing the protein MKNKKILALATSILLVSTVFMGCGSVKKETKEENLQKVKLILDYTPNTNHTGIYVAKDKGYYKEQGIDLEIVQPSEGAALQLLSAGQADFAISYQEDLTFARTSDNPLPVKAIATIIQNNTSGFASPKEKGIKTVKDFEGKVYGGWGSPSEEAILKTVMEKNGADFSKLNRVDAGTEDFFAATKNNIDFEWVFEGWTNIEAKDKNIDLNYIPLKDLDPALNYYTPIIATTENNINSNPELVKKFLAATSKGYEYSMENPEDSAKILVSNAPEIDQTLATDSMKFLANQYKADAKRWGEMKDSVWDNYTKFLLDNKIITKDMKASEAYTNEFLPE; encoded by the coding sequence ATGAAAAACAAAAAAATATTAGCATTGGCAACATCAATATTACTAGTTTCAACAGTATTTATGGGTTGTGGTTCTGTTAAAAAGGAAACAAAAGAAGAAAATTTACAAAAGGTTAAGTTAATACTAGATTACACACCAAACACAAATCACACAGGTATTTATGTGGCTAAAGACAAGGGATATTATAAGGAACAAGGAATTGATCTTGAGATTGTTCAACCATCTGAAGGTGCAGCATTGCAATTGCTTTCTGCTGGTCAAGCAGATTTTGCTATAAGCTATCAAGAAGATTTAACTTTTGCTAGAACTTCAGATAATCCATTACCTGTTAAAGCAATTGCTACAATTATTCAAAACAATACATCAGGGTTTGCATCACCAAAGGAAAAGGGAATCAAAACTGTTAAGGATTTTGAAGGAAAAGTATATGGCGGCTGGGGAAGTCCTAGTGAAGAAGCAATATTAAAAACTGTTATGGAAAAGAACGGAGCAGATTTCTCAAAACTTAACAGAGTAGATGCAGGAACAGAAGACTTTTTTGCAGCTACAAAAAACAATATAGATTTTGAATGGGTTTTTGAAGGCTGGACTAATATAGAAGCAAAAGATAAAAATATTGACTTGAATTATATACCACTTAAAGATTTAGATCCTGCGTTAAATTACTACACACCAATAATAGCTACTACTGAAAATAATATTAACAGTAATCCAGAATTGGTAAAGAAATTTTTAGCAGCTACTTCAAAAGGATATGAATATTCAATGGAAAATCCAGAGGATAGTGCAAAGATATTAGTTTCAAATGCACCAGAAATCGATCAAACTTTAGCTACAGATAGTATGAAATTTTTAGCTAATCAATATAAAGCGGATGCAAAAAGATGGGGCGAAATGAAGGATAGCGTTTGGGATAACTACACAAAATTCCTTTTAGATAACAAAATCATAACTAAGGATATGAAAGCAAGCGAGGCTTATACAAATGAATTCCTACCAGAATAA
- a CDS encoding ABC transporter permease, with the protein MKKLKSTGDKLIPVFFALGLLILWQLVVSIGGIEKYILPAPSDVIKVIIKDFNVMLPHILITLYEGIVGFILSTVAALILAIIMDMSALVKKALYPLFVISQTIPIIALAPLFIIWFGFGTLPKIIVVILVCFFPIVISISDGLESVDKDFINHFKLMGASRIKVFLHLKLPYGILSFFSGMRIAATYSIMGAVVGEWLGGDKGIGVYMTRARSAYALDKMFAAIIIIVVVSMGIFILVTFIEKILTPWKRVQE; encoded by the coding sequence ATGAAAAAATTAAAAAGTACAGGGGATAAATTAATACCAGTATTTTTTGCTCTTGGATTACTCATATTATGGCAGTTAGTTGTTTCAATAGGTGGTATTGAAAAATATATTCTGCCAGCACCTAGTGATGTTATTAAAGTGATTATAAAGGATTTTAATGTCATGCTTCCCCATATATTAATTACATTATATGAGGGAATAGTAGGATTTATTTTATCTACAGTTGCAGCATTAATTTTAGCTATAATAATGGATATGTCCGCTTTAGTAAAAAAAGCACTTTATCCTTTGTTTGTAATATCGCAGACAATACCAATAATTGCGCTAGCGCCACTATTTATAATATGGTTTGGTTTTGGAACTCTACCTAAAATAATAGTTGTTATATTAGTATGCTTTTTCCCTATTGTTATTAGCATATCAGATGGTTTGGAATCTGTAGATAAGGATTTTATTAATCATTTTAAATTAATGGGAGCATCAAGGATAAAGGTGTTTTTACATTTAAAGCTTCCTTATGGAATATTAAGCTTTTTCTCTGGAATGAGAATTGCAGCAACATACAGTATAATGGGCGCAGTAGTTGGAGAATGGCTTGGTGGAGATAAGGGAATTGGAGTATATATGACAAGAGCTAGAAGTGCATATGCTTTAGATAAAATGTTTGCTGCAATAATTATAATTGTTGTAGTCAGCATGGGAATATTTATTTTGGTTACATTTATTGAAAAAATATTAACACCATGGAAAAGAGTTCAAGAATAA
- a CDS encoding thiamine-binding protein, with protein sequence MSVCNVSLQVIPKVPDEMTYPVVDKVIEYIQSTGVKYEVGPMETTMEGELDFLLEIVKKAQEICIEEGASRVASIVKIDYKKEGVTIDEKIKKYRG encoded by the coding sequence ATGTCAGTATGTAATGTAAGTTTACAAGTAATACCTAAGGTACCAGATGAGATGACATATCCAGTAGTAGATAAGGTCATAGAATACATTCAGTCTACTGGAGTAAAATACGAAGTAGGTCCAATGGAGACAACAATGGAAGGTGAATTAGATTTTCTTCTTGAAATTGTAAAGAAAGCACAAGAAATTTGCATTGAAGAAGGAGCATCCAGAGTTGCTTCTATAGTTAAAATTGACTATAAAAAAGAGGGCGTTACAATTGATGAAAAAATTAAAAAGTACAGGGGATAA
- a CDS encoding TatD family hydrolase produces the protein MYIDAHTHLDFFNEKIDDAIYEINNFRILTIANGMDVESYLQNKEYSKRSEYIKATFGIHPWKAAEYIGELKDLIPYIEESEIIGEIGLDFFWVEDKESYESQRKIFNFILDESIKRNKVISIHTKGAEEEIYNILNNYGYNKVIIHWYSGDIKILDKFIELGCYFTVSVDLGYSELSEEILSRIPINRLLVETDGPTALEWVNGEYGYPSAIIDVVKKIAERKALSIDALSKIIQDNFFELTEIKL, from the coding sequence ATGTATATTGATGCCCATACTCATTTAGATTTCTTTAATGAGAAGATAGATGATGCAATTTATGAAATCAATAATTTTAGAATACTAACAATTGCTAATGGAATGGATGTAGAGAGTTATTTACAAAATAAAGAATATAGCAAAAGAAGTGAATATATTAAGGCCACCTTTGGAATTCATCCATGGAAAGCAGCAGAATACATTGGAGAGCTTAAAGATTTAATTCCTTATATTGAGGAAAGTGAGATTATAGGCGAAATAGGCTTGGATTTCTTTTGGGTTGAGGATAAAGAAAGTTATGAATCTCAAAGAAAGATTTTTAATTTTATATTAGATGAAAGCATTAAAAGAAATAAGGTAATATCCATTCATACAAAAGGAGCAGAAGAAGAAATCTATAATATTCTTAATAATTATGGCTACAACAAAGTAATTATCCATTGGTATAGCGGTGATATTAAAATTTTAGATAAGTTTATAGAGCTTGGATGCTATTTTACTGTAAGTGTTGATTTAGGTTACTCTGAATTAAGCGAAGAAATATTATCAAGGATTCCAATAAATAGACTACTTGTGGAAACTGATGGACCAACAGCTTTAGAATGGGTAAATGGTGAATATGGTTATCCAAGTGCAATAATTGATGTTGTAAAAAAAATTGCAGAGAGAAAAGCTCTTTCCATTGATGCATTATCAAAAATAATACAAGATAATTTTTTTGAATTAACTGAAATTAAACTTTGA
- a CDS encoding M6 family metalloprotease domain-containing protein translates to MGKIIKFLTAAATVATIWGTMNVGASAAPYINQKHELIQPDGSKVQVKISGDEYFQQVESLDGYTLCRDKNGWICYAKLNADETDYVSTGEVYKGTDTFSDMKIAIDKNNTNGVKSNLQKHLKIKKASIKQKADTVRKKLHGMDYSPSSIKDNKNNSNGLLDSKIQTSSTSNVKGLAVLVDFPDTKSDISKSDINQFFNGVGYTGFGNNGSVRDYYYDVSGGKLTYTNNVIGFYTAKHPKSYYDDINEETGSYAKSKELADEVFQWLKTSGFNMSTLTTDANGYVKAVNILYAGTADAGWAKGLWPHQDWYGGSDSINGTKIQKYEMSDIGSDLSIYTICHESGHMIYGYPDLYDYDYDSQGTGAYTLMSSCANAKNPAPPDPYCRNIISRWNTPQNMNSYGNGTKFDAVADSNGNQNSYKWSSNNPKEYYLIENIQKKGRYADVPDSGLAIWHVDENGNNSKNDMTANNHYLVSIEQADGKFDLEKNKNGGDSGDLFRAGYKDSFGDSTNPNSKWWNGSSSGLKISQISKLGNDMTFVQGSSSTNPTNPTNPTNPDKSNGTNIAGQATASTSYVSDWEKLSALNDGKDPTSSNDRSGAVYGNWPKTGTQWVNYVFNKNFTISSCDVYWFKDGQGIDVPSSYRILYWDGKSWQYVKNPQGLGTEINKYNTTTFTPVSTNAIAIEMDSKGSSSTGVLEWKVYGK, encoded by the coding sequence ATGGGTAAAATAATTAAATTTTTAACAGCTGCAGCTACAGTAGCAACTATTTGGGGAACTATGAATGTAGGAGCATCAGCAGCACCATATATTAATCAAAAACATGAATTAATTCAACCAGACGGAAGTAAGGTTCAAGTAAAAATTTCAGGAGATGAATACTTTCAACAAGTTGAAAGCTTAGATGGATATACACTTTGCCGTGATAAAAATGGATGGATATGCTATGCAAAATTAAATGCAGACGAAACAGATTACGTTTCAACTGGAGAAGTATATAAAGGAACTGACACTTTTAGTGATATGAAAATTGCAATAGATAAAAATAACACTAATGGCGTAAAAAGTAATCTTCAAAAACATTTAAAAATAAAGAAAGCGTCTATAAAACAAAAAGCGGATACAGTAAGAAAAAAACTTCATGGAATGGATTATAGTCCTTCATCAATAAAAGACAATAAAAATAATTCTAATGGACTATTGGATTCTAAAATTCAAACTTCTTCTACAAGTAATGTAAAAGGATTAGCTGTTTTAGTAGATTTTCCAGATACCAAAAGTGATATATCAAAATCTGATATAAATCAATTCTTTAATGGAGTAGGTTACACTGGTTTTGGTAATAATGGATCTGTAAGAGATTATTATTATGATGTGTCTGGAGGAAAACTTACATATACAAATAATGTAATAGGATTTTATACTGCAAAGCATCCAAAATCTTATTATGACGATATTAATGAAGAAACAGGATCGTATGCTAAATCAAAAGAACTGGCAGATGAAGTTTTCCAATGGTTAAAAACTTCTGGCTTCAATATGTCAACTTTAACAACAGATGCAAATGGTTATGTAAAAGCTGTTAATATCCTTTATGCAGGTACAGCTGATGCAGGTTGGGCCAAAGGATTATGGCCACATCAAGATTGGTATGGTGGTTCAGATAGTATAAATGGTACCAAAATACAAAAATATGAAATGTCTGACATAGGCAGTGATTTATCCATTTATACAATATGCCATGAAAGTGGACATATGATTTACGGCTATCCAGATTTATATGACTATGACTATGATTCGCAAGGTACTGGAGCATATACTTTAATGAGTAGTTGTGCAAATGCAAAAAATCCAGCTCCACCAGATCCATATTGTAGAAATATCATATCACGTTGGAATACACCACAAAACATGAATTCATATGGTAACGGAACCAAATTTGATGCTGTAGCTGATTCAAATGGAAACCAAAATTCATATAAATGGTCAAGTAATAATCCAAAAGAATATTATCTTATAGAAAATATTCAAAAAAAAGGAAGATATGCAGATGTGCCTGATTCTGGACTAGCTATTTGGCATGTAGATGAAAACGGCAATAATTCGAAGAATGATATGACTGCAAACAATCACTATTTAGTGTCTATTGAACAAGCAGATGGAAAGTTTGATTTAGAAAAGAATAAAAATGGTGGCGATAGTGGAGATTTATTCAGAGCTGGATATAAAGATTCATTCGGCGATAGTACTAATCCAAATTCAAAATGGTGGAATGGATCATCATCTGGTTTAAAAATTTCACAAATAAGTAAATTAGGTAATGATATGACCTTTGTACAAGGAAGCTCAAGTACAAACCCAACAAACCCAACAAACCCAACAAATCCAGATAAAAGTAATGGTACTAATATAGCTGGACAAGCTACTGCCTCAACTTCTTATGTATCAGATTGGGAAAAATTAAGCGCTTTAAATGATGGAAAAGATCCTACAAGCTCAAATGATAGAAGTGGTGCTGTATATGGAAATTGGCCAAAAACTGGAACTCAATGGGTAAATTACGTATTCAACAAAAACTTCACAATATCAAGTTGCGATGTATACTGGTTTAAAGATGGCCAAGGAATTGATGTGCCTTCTTCATATAGAATATTATATTGGGACGGGAAGTCTTGGCAATATGTCAAAAATCCTCAAGGTTTAGGTACAGAAATTAACAAATATAATACTACTACTTTTACTCCTGTATCAACAAATGCTATTGCAATTGAAATGGATTCTAAAGGAAGCAGCTCAACAGGAGTCCTTGAATGGAAAGTATATGGTAAATAA
- a CDS encoding sensor histidine kinase → MNNKKKTIINFVTIILILVFGIAMTGSYPKIDAAGKGDKYEYKDRINGYLCTYEFQKDLSKNTFVLYKEALESMQGKEIEASDIYVKPESEFESNNDYNILKNKMNDYLKDWKKDFENNFLNLDYVVLNKDENVIKSNNNSLGELIKSNNINNLGDKYSFCISIKFDENGKFDIENLYDGEAFSIGDKLVLRSLVYTDNYDIVNPIKNMTFIYGINKHLKYTDKISMAINRHNHRYETITYFYIIILSTIISILALFIPFKLENEIILYKKLYKLPFEIIFVLMSIFISRIASWTPDLIRNTMDGSFVNLFLNEIFKIEPAIGNPAAYLFNVLYWSVYITLVFITVAIIKNIFSVGLIKYFKEKTLIGIIIRFVKRTVQKIYNNIDIAIHKINLNDRSNKFIIKIVAIDAAAILFFFIVWCIGTLLTASLLFSAFVGILLAFIYCIIMFNLLKQYVNKIKNKYEVLFNTTNKIAEGSLEVYINEDLGLFNQLKEQLLNIQKGFKRAVDEEVKSQKLKTDLISNVSHDLKTPLTSIITYVDLLKNENITEEERKSYIDTLDKKSQRLKFLIEDLFEVSKATSGNITLNLVKVDIVELMRQTQIELEDKISDAHLKIKNNFPKSKVILELDSQKTFRIFENLLINVSKYAMKASRVYIDIIEGEDSVEIDIKNMSAEEINFNSFDIVERFQRGDKSRNTEGSGLGLAIAKSFVEAQGGSFKIEVDGDLFKVILAFKK, encoded by the coding sequence ATGAATAATAAAAAGAAAACTATTATAAATTTTGTAACTATAATTTTAATTTTAGTTTTTGGAATAGCAATGACAGGGAGTTACCCTAAAATAGATGCAGCTGGAAAAGGTGATAAATATGAATATAAAGATAGGATAAATGGATATTTATGTACTTATGAGTTTCAAAAGGATTTATCAAAAAATACCTTTGTGCTTTATAAAGAGGCATTGGAAAGTATGCAAGGGAAAGAAATCGAAGCAAGTGATATTTATGTGAAACCAGAATCAGAATTTGAAAGCAATAATGATTATAATATCTTAAAAAATAAGATGAATGATTATTTAAAGGACTGGAAAAAGGATTTTGAAAATAATTTTCTTAATCTTGATTATGTTGTATTGAATAAAGATGAAAATGTAATTAAGTCAAATAACAATAGTTTAGGTGAATTGATTAAGTCAAATAATATTAATAATTTAGGAGATAAATATTCTTTTTGTATTTCAATTAAGTTTGATGAAAATGGAAAATTTGATATAGAGAACTTATATGATGGAGAAGCATTTTCGATAGGTGATAAATTGGTGTTAAGATCACTAGTATACACCGATAATTATGATATTGTAAATCCAATAAAAAATATGACTTTTATATATGGTATAAATAAGCATTTAAAATATACTGATAAAATTTCAATGGCAATAAATAGACACAATCACAGATATGAAACTATAACATATTTCTATATTATTATACTTTCCACAATAATTAGTATTTTAGCATTATTTATTCCATTTAAATTAGAAAATGAGATTATTTTATATAAAAAGCTTTATAAATTACCTTTTGAAATTATATTTGTTTTAATGAGTATTTTTATCAGTAGAATTGCTTCATGGACACCTGATTTAATACGTAATACTATGGACGGAAGTTTTGTAAATTTATTTTTAAATGAGATTTTTAAGATTGAACCTGCTATTGGCAATCCAGCAGCTTATTTATTTAATGTACTTTATTGGTCAGTATATATTACATTAGTATTTATAACTGTAGCTATAATAAAAAATATATTTAGTGTAGGACTAATTAAATATTTTAAAGAAAAAACACTTATTGGTATTATTATAAGATTTGTAAAAAGAACTGTTCAAAAAATATATAATAATATAGATATTGCAATTCATAAGATAAATTTAAATGATAGATCTAATAAATTTATAATAAAAATAGTTGCAATTGATGCCGCTGCAATTTTGTTTTTTTTTATTGTATGGTGTATTGGAACATTATTAACTGCATCATTGCTGTTTTCAGCATTTGTGGGGATATTATTAGCATTTATCTATTGTATAATTATGTTTAATTTATTAAAACAATATGTAAATAAAATAAAGAATAAATATGAAGTACTATTCAATACAACAAACAAAATTGCAGAAGGGAGTTTAGAGGTATATATAAATGAAGATTTAGGATTATTTAATCAACTTAAAGAGCAACTACTGAATATACAGAAAGGTTTTAAAAGAGCAGTAGATGAAGAAGTTAAAAGTCAAAAGCTGAAGACAGATCTTATTTCAAATGTTTCTCATGACTTAAAGACTCCTTTAACATCAATAATAACTTATGTTGATTTACTTAAAAATGAAAATATTACCGAAGAAGAGAGAAAATCTTATATTGATACGTTAGATAAAAAATCTCAAAGGCTAAAATTTTTAATTGAGGATTTATTTGAAGTAAGTAAAGCTACAAGTGGTAATATAACTTTAAATTTAGTAAAAGTTGATATAGTAGAATTAATGAGGCAAACACAAATTGAATTGGAAGATAAGATAAGTGATGCACATTTAAAAATAAAGAACAATTTTCCTAAAAGCAAAGTCATATTAGAATTAGACAGCCAAAAGACTTTTAGAATTTTTGAGAATCTTTTAATTAATGTATCTAAATATGCAATGAAAGCTTCAAGAGTTTATATTGATATAATAGAAGGCGAAGACAGCGTTGAAATTGATATAAAAAATATGTCTGCAGAAGAAATAAATTTTAATTCCTTTGATATAGTAGAAAGATTTCAACGAGGAGATAAATCAAGAAATACAGAAGGCTCAGGTCTTGGTCTTGCAATTGCAAAAAGTTTTGTGGAAGCTCAAGGAGGATCTTTTAAGATAGAAGTTGATGGAGATTTGTTTAAAGTTATATTGGCATTTAAAAAATAA
- a CDS encoding response regulator transcription factor has product MNLYNVLIVEDDKEICDGIGIYLKNQGYNVFKANDGEEGLQIIERETLHLAIVDIMMPKVNGTTMVMKLRENYDFPVIMLTAKSEEMDKIMGLNIGADDYVTKPFNPMELLARVNSQLRRYSKYLNLANNLKENDNSYVIGGLELNVDRKEVSLDGEEVKVTPIEFKILKLLMKNCGRVFSPEEIYESVWNEQAVNTDTVMVHVRNIREKIEIDRKNPKYLKVVWGVGYKIEKQ; this is encoded by the coding sequence ATGAATTTATATAATGTTTTGATTGTAGAAGATGATAAGGAAATCTGTGATGGTATAGGAATTTACTTAAAAAACCAAGGTTACAATGTATTTAAAGCTAATGATGGTGAAGAAGGACTTCAAATTATTGAAAGGGAAACATTACATTTAGCAATTGTTGATATAATGATGCCCAAAGTGAATGGTACAACAATGGTTATGAAGCTTCGTGAGAACTATGACTTTCCAGTAATAATGTTAACTGCAAAATCAGAAGAAATGGACAAGATTATGGGACTTAATATTGGAGCAGATGATTATGTTACTAAGCCGTTTAATCCAATGGAGCTTTTAGCAAGGGTTAATTCACAATTAAGGAGATATTCAAAATATTTAAATTTAGCAAATAATTTAAAAGAAAACGATAATAGCTATGTTATTGGTGGGCTTGAATTAAATGTAGATAGAAAAGAAGTAAGTTTAGATGGAGAAGAAGTTAAAGTAACTCCAATAGAATTTAAAATTTTAAAATTACTTATGAAAAATTGTGGAAGAGTATTTTCGCCAGAGGAAATATATGAATCAGTTTGGAATGAACAAGCTGTAAACACTGATACTGTAATGGTTCATGTTAGAAATATAAGAGAAAAGATTGAAATTGATAGGAAGAATCCTAAATATTTAAAAGTAGTCTGGGGAGTTGGATATAAAATTGAAAAACAATAA